The genomic region TTGGTTTTTTGGACTGATTCTGACTACAGTgtttatgcatttttctttggaTTCTCACAACATATATCAAAAGCTTGAAACACTAGGATGCCATTTAGGTTATTGCTATTgcacaaggaaataaaaaaagaaaagcaaaaccaaaagaaatgaataaaatcAGATACAGTTAATGAAATTCAGAAACTTAGCCTTCCATAGAATAtcagcctgctgtgcctggcaaTGCAGAGCTCACTTTATGTTGTGAGAAGGAATGACTGTCTTGTCTGGCAGCAAAACAAGTACAGAAAAAGCATATTACCATCTATTTTGCAATTAGATTCTGGGGAACATCACTTAACACACTTCACTGTATAAATTTCTCTGCTGTCAAGCCATGTCCTGTGGCCTTTTGGAGCTTGTGTAACCCCAGGAGGACACAAAAAGAAGATCAGGTTTTGTGGCTCTCACTACCTTTTCTTGATTAGTTAGAATTCtaagtatataaatatttctccttCTACTAGGAGTTGTGCTAtagcaaataaattttttttctcaagagaCCACTAAAGAGCTGTTGGACTAAAAGTTGTGCCAGGATCTCCACTGGAAGACCCTATTATTAGAGATCTCTAAgtcaacaacaaacaaacaaatcaaataatcctaaaattatattttacacTGAAACTTACAGTTCCatttttgaattattaaaaGAGTAGAACTAATCCTTAGTTCTTataatgaaatagaaaaaaagtgGATTGCTTTTACATAGTTTCTGCATTTATTAATAAAGAAACAATAGaacaaattattcttttttagaATGAAATAGAACAGGCAGTGCATTTTCCCTTGGGAAAGATAATATGCCTCATGCATCCTCTCAAAAAAGATTTCACATGCCCTAATGTGCACCAAGAGACATTGAAAGCTTGAAAAAATCTTGTCATGCAGCCAGCAGGATGAACTTTCCTAACAGTATTCCTAAAACAGTCAACTCATTAGGAGTGACTGATTGCTGGTGAGGAGTCTGCAAAAGCCAAGATTAATACCAAGTATTTCTACAATATCCCTCAAAGAGTTGATTGCTCCAGCCCACCTTAGTCATGTCCCAAATGCTGTGACCACTGCTTTGTAGGAGCTTTGCAAAAGATTTCATTATTCTCTTACCACATGCAGTGATCTTTGAAATCAGATGATAACAGTCCTGGCAGGACAGACTAAGAATCTCTGCAGGACTTCTGCTTGTTTTGTAATTTCTCTTTACCTCTCATGTACCAGCAATGTATTTCTCTTGTTGAAATAATGTTCCACTGACAGCTTTACCGCACTGAATTAACAAATATTAATGGTCTAGAGTACAATTAAAGCACTGTCATAGTCCACCAATATTCTACCTAGACTGTAGATCACATGTGACTAAAGTCTAGTCAAATTTCAGtagagaactgaaaaaaattattcatgcCAAGAAAAGCAATGCAGAAGTACACTGTTCTTAAAATAAGACCTCTTAACACGgacagaggaaacaaaattttgaaaataccaTAGTTCACCTGATGTCATTTTTTTACTAACCAAGAAATAAATGTGCTAAAATGTCTTAACAGACCTTATTGCTTTAGCAAGCACAGCAATATCTAGAGagcaacatttctgaaaaaggcatgtgaaaagcagagcaaattGCATTGTATACTGAATTTCCTATTTGGCAGAAAAATACACAGCCACTACAATCCTTTGCTCTCATCAGGCAACTTTTGGGGTTCATTCCAATGGAGCTGTTGCCAGTAACTCTACAAGACTGAAACCATTTAACAGTGACTTTGATTATGCTGAAGTTATTGCACTAATAACTCACCCTCACTGCGGTTTGGGATAACAGGTTCTACTTTAGAACTTCAGCTCACTCGAGACTGGCACCTGCTCTACTGTCACAGCTCAAGTGAGAAGCAGGAACCCAGAGGAACACCATGATGTTGCAAAAGCTTCTCTAACCACCGACCATCACACATTCAAAATGTTACAGACATCAGCTGTTCTTCAGACTTAACAATTTAATATGATCCAAACACATCGCTGTTATCAAAACCCTCCTGTTTTCATGGCACCTCACTTGTTTTTTAACAAATCTAATAATGGCCATATCAAAATGCAGAGACATTGCTTATTTCAAACATTGCCTCCATTGGGAATAACAAAACTGCAGTCCCAAACTGATCTGTTTGGAACATGTGACATTGAGGAGACAGGCAGCTCTAACAGCCACTGTGATGAAGGTGGGAGAGAGGCTGAAGAAAATCACCATATTCAGAAACTACAAGCAGAAAGACGCAAAAGAGTTGAAGGATTGGgctgctattttctttttgagttgcaaatttgaaaaattgctgaagcagtaagaaaatacagaaaaaatataggtaatattttcataatttatgCTGCAATTCACCAGTgattaatattataaatatgaGCATTATGTAATTGTTACAGTGAATCCTAGTAAGACACAAGTTCCTTTCTCCTCCACTATTCCATCTTCCACATTGCTAAGAATGTAACACACTTATTGTCAGAAATTGAGATAAAGTGTAATCTGTATGTAGACACAAGCTTTATCTTCTTTTCTATGAAGTATAACAATAGTTAGGtcaaggaaatgctgctttagaaaggatttttttaatgcctctttcttgtatacatatatgtgtatatacagACACAGACATtatttgtgtatgtgtatatattttatatatatatatatatatatatataatatttagtAGAAAGCTCCCAAACACTGACCAATCCAGTTTCCCAGATCTGGAATTTGATCTGACTAGTAACAACCTGTCAGCTTTAAATATTGCACTATTTGTCTCCCTGTGTCCAGTGCCTGAGATCTTGTTAATTACCTAAACTCCCTTTCTGTAGGTCTTGTTAATTACCCGTCTCCTGTCTCAGAGGACCTTGTTAATAACTTGTACAATCTCTCTAAAAAGGTCCTAATAAcacattaaaattaaagatgCTTTTCTTTTAGCACTTGTCAAGTGGTGTAAATTGAGAAATTTTCACATCAGTTTATTAGCCTGTAGTGTGGTGTCATGTATTTTcctaaacaaaaacaatttcAGAAAACGATGCACAAGCTTTGGTTATGGCACAAAACAATCTTTGTTTTCCAGGAGCACCCTCAGTTTCTTTAACTGTGTTCAAGACAAAAGCCACGTGGCTTCTGACTGCAAATTAACCTCCTGAGAACCACAATAGCAGTAATTCTAAGAATGAGTGCAATTTAAGGCAATATTGGGTAAAAGTTTCAAAATAGAGCATTAAGAagtacaaaaccaaaatcattATTGGTAAATGCTGGCTAAGAGCACTAGACATTGTTTGCTTACAAATTCTTCATTGGCTGTATGATACAAAACCTCTGAAACTAACAGATTTTGTAGTATTtgcaaaaccagcattttttgtttcattatgagactcctgcatttttaaattgtcaAGAAATCAGGTCATAAATATCTCTACTATTGCTAGAACAGACAATGGAAACCCCAATCTTAACACTTATGCAACACTGCTACATCATATCTATacaaacactttaaaaatactatttatcCACTCAGCATTTGCAGGAGGTAAAGTGTCATCCCTATTTTACAGATTTAGCCTTAATAGAAATTAGGGGTCCATATTTTGTGATTTCCTGTCAATACAAACCAAAcgggtttttgtttttcttttccaaaatacttCTGAAACCTTCTTGaaacaacaataataaataatagcaataaaaaataattttcaaatattcctgGCATtcttgcttttggaaaaaaaaatcctacaaacGTTGCTGAACCACTTCTATAATTCGTGGATCAGCAGCTGAGCAACACGTGGAAGATGTACTTATCTTCATTTGTTTAATTAGTAAGCAGGAGTAATTAGTGACAGAGCATGCAGCCAGCCAAGCACTGCAGGATGAGCTGGTGATGGGCTATTCAGCAGCTCACCCAGCTGATGTCATGAGCTGCTGTCCTCCACATTGTTACTGCTCACTCAACATTACCAACCACAATTAATTAGGATGGACTTAAGCCTGACCCAAAGTTCACCAAAGTCACTGAAAAGCTTCCCCCTAAGGTTACAGATGTGGCTGCACCAGCACTGAGAACGTGACAGTCACAGCACAaacaggaaggagctgggtttggtggatttttttttgagggagggATGCTAtgggttgggtttttcccctccacTTTTCTCTATGCCCAGCCTGGTCCCACAGAATAGGTGTTTTATGGCTCCAGTGTGCTCCCAGAATACATTCTCCAGTGGGATTTCATCAGCTCAGGATGTTCCATCACTCAAAGCAAGGCTTAGCTAAGTGGGGTTAAGTGAGAGATCCACCTGCAAAGCAAACACCTGATCCACAACAGAACACTAATTTTGGACACACCCTAATAAAAAAGTACTGCCTGGTTTACTTGCAGAAATGGGATTCATCCAAAAGAGCTTTATAGCAAGTTGAGTAAATAAGAAACAACCCAAAGATCTAAATTCCCTGTCTAAGCTTTCTGCATACTGAATTTGTTATCCAGCCTCTTTTATTTTGGGCACATATTCATACAAATTCTTTCTTCAGTATGACTagttcaaaaaattaaaaatggattCCATCCGAGAAATCCTCCACAGATAAAAGGTAAACTTAAACTGTAAACTTCTTAAATATGCACATTTTGTATTAGTTTctacttcaaaagaaaataattctataAGATACATTTGGAAGAAAGTAAACTAAGTCTGAAAGGTTCACACAGAACATCATAATAGCACATATAAAAAACAAGAGCTTCTAACTTAACTTAGTGCATGCTAGATATTATGCCATAATTGCTGTTTCACAAAAAAGGTCAGAATATTtactggttttggctttttgaaaataaaataatacctATTTGTCTTATCAAAAGTTTATGTTTACATAAAAGTCAAGAACCAGTAAAAGGGACTCTCATACAAAGACAGAAACAAATGACTAGAGTCCTTCTAAATGGGCACTGTGATGAGctttttaattacaaaacaaagaaaaaaagtccaTCATGATTACCATTAAGTTTTATATTTATCAAGATCTGCTGCATTCAAGAACTTCAAAAGATTTCACTAGTTATATCTAGCATCTGCCTGAATACagtgtttcatttaaaaaaaaaaaatgctatgcAATTTTAATTGTTATTTGAATTATTCCTCTTTAAAGGAACTTACCAAAATAGAAGTTTAACTTCTGACAAACCAAGCTACAACGTAACCTTATGCTAATCCAGagaaattcttcattaaataaaaaatatgctaAGATTGTGTATAAACATGTCATTTAAGCCACTAGGAACTGACTGGACTCATAGAAGGCCCTAAGCAGATAATTTGTTGAGGTCAGATGAGCTTCtagcaacaattttttttctatagcaGTTCCATTTCAGTTCATTTCCCTAATTCACATCCATTATTAGTTTTgttaagaaaattattctaaGTTTAAATCAGGAGTGCATGCATTCTAACCCATGGAGAAAACTGAGCTGGGACACAATAAGATCCCTCTCTTCTAAGAGAACAAGACaacaaaaacctttttttttattagagaaACTACTCATGTCATTAATTAAGGAATTAATACacaggaaaatgtaaatttttagaactatgtttttcatttaaaacagtGATTGATTTTACAGCCTTTAGATTCTAGTTTGaaggattttaatttcaaatgcattttctcccaaatttaaGTCATTACATAGAAATGAATGATTACCTTGAAAAAGCAAGGACTGCTAATTCTTGtcatttatatataaaaaaaaagaatgcaaagGAATGAAAGTTAATTAACTTCTTAAACATTTATCTATTGTGAACAGTTTATGTGGGTGGCAGTGtacataaatatacatatatatttatgcatgtATAAAGAGAGACAGACAGCCAAGATTATCTTTCTCACTAGCATACAGAACCCAGGAAGGAAACTAAAAGTGGGTTACActttttcttaaggaaaacaAGTAAAGCATTGATAGACAAACAAAGATTAAAATGGATTATTTAAATCAAAGTTCCTTATCAGCCCTGTAACTTAATTCATTCTGCTCAAGACATAAACTGCTGCCTCGTGCAACAATTTCAATGCACAGAAcccagcaaagctgcagtgAGCCAAATGAATCCAAGTCAGATAAGAGTTCATGTGGGTGCTCCcattcagaaacagaatgttCTTTAATTCTTGTACTCTAACATATAGAACCTAAATACTCCTTTGTTTCCCCCCACTCCCCAAATAGTGACATCCACAGGATTTCTTTTCACTAATCCCATTTGCACCACTCTTACTTAGTCagtttcctcttccccttcacTTGAAACCTTTCCCTCTCCAAACCTGACTTAGGGCAATGTAATAAATTAGCAATGAATGTTCAGGTAAAGCAGGAGACTTCAGGGAGAGCCCATTCTGAAGCACAAAGAAGGTCTTCCACAAATACAAGCACCCAAGAACCTTCACAGCACATATTAGTAATAAAAAAGCCACTTCAAAACAAAGTAGGAAATGATCAAATTATATAAAAAGTTTGTAACGTCcttagaaacagaaaagcactgTTAAACATGTATAAAGCACGAAGATTGTGTTCCTCAATacttcacattttcatttatatagCATGTTCAATATATCAGattgaaatacagcaaaaacCTACCTTGAAGATGGCAACATGCTTGTAGGCTTGAAGTTTGCCATAAACGGATTAGTGGAATCATAATCAAAACTCTCCTGATGAGCTTCCCCAAACGCACTCGGTGATTTCAAGTCACTAGAACTCTCTGATCCCCCATTGCTAAGTTTATCTGACCTCTTGCtatctttttttccagtcactCTTTCAAAAAGActaactttctcttttttctcttttttaatttcttttctgatctCGACAGGTTTGGAGAACAGACTTATGTTTTGATCCCACGTTGCTGGGCTTTCTTCAAATGGATTCTTCTGTCTTGGCAGTGTAgcaaatttttggggtaatgAAGCACTCACATTAAATGGGTCATTTTGTGCTTCAAGTGCAGTTTCATCAACTGTGCTGTCAAGTTGGCTCATTTTAGAAGTATCAACACTTAATGTCCTTCTGTGTGGAGATTTTAGACTCCCTGCAAACAATCTGTCATTAGTATATTATCAATGAGACACTATATCACAGTTTATGACATGCAGAAAACCCATTTTAGCTTAGATCTAGAAGCTTTGCAATTGAGCCTCAGTTCAAAACATTGGTGATTAActaagctattaaaaaaaagaacagctgTGGCCTTGATTTCATGTTTCAGAAATGTTTATGGATAGGCACCACAGGAAATTTTTGCTTCCTGCATGAAAATGAAGTTCTACACAGAAGACAGCTATGACTGGTGTGCCATTCCAGAGACAATAGCATGATGTTGCATAATAACTTTGAGCAATTCAAagtattttcagttctttgtaTAAATCAGGTTTAAAATTTGGTGATGGtttttgactttttaattaGACTTATTTCTCACAAGATGCTGTTTTGCCTAGAGTCCCCTCTGGAATGCAATATACTCTCAGATGAGGACATAATAAGAGACAATGCTAAACTGTCATACATGATGAGCAATGTAACTTATTTCTTATGCTCAGAAACAGCAATCATGAGTTACCAGCAATTaaagaaagcataaaaaatagGCCAGCAATACTTCTTAACATTTTGGCCTTGTAAGTGCTTCATAAAGTGAAACAGCAGATTCTGAATGCTCTAACAGCAGTGAGCTGTAATTGTAATGGCCATGAGTGTTACTCACCCCCTTCATCAACAGAACCAAAGGACTCCAGCTGACGCCTGAAAAGATGGGTGTAGCCAACAGTGCTGGATTTCATCTTCTCTGAGGAGACGTGGGGTCCTGTCAGGTCTGACATGGAGTGAGCTGAGGACAGCCGCTGAGGGCCCAAGAggaaaggtttttttggttttgatttcaTTTGCACTTCACCACTACACACCTCTAGATTTGCATCAGGTGTGTGAGTGCTTGGGATGATTGCAGAGGATGTATCTGAAAACGTCCCATCGTTTTTCCGACCCTTCATTTTGTCTTTTAGTTTAGCAAATGGGGATTTGGTTTTGTCCTTCATTGACAAATCAAACATACTTGCTGTCATGTTATTCCTCATAAACTGAATATTGACGTTGATTTCTCCTCTGTCTTTAGTTCTCTTCCCTTGTCTGGATTCTAGGGGAAACCACCTCAAAGGAGAAAGAGAGCAAATTAAGTCGTGTTTTTCTATCATTACACTCCTGTTAGTTGGTTAATGCATCTGGTTAGAACAATTCAAAGTATGAAAACCCAAATCCTATATCAAAGATTCAACCATTCCCGCACTGAAAAGCtttgtttatatttgttttcaaagacaACTTCTTTGCTTATATTTGTTTTCAGCAAAAACTTCTTTGTTTATATTTGTTTCAAAACTAAATAACTAAGCAGGAGGAAGCTCTTTACAGTGTTCACCTgtttcaaaatcaaaatcaaaatcaagTCAAAGCTGACCAAACATCAGTTAAGGGCTTCCATCTGCTTATGAAGGAGAATTTGTACTTAATTATAAATAcagatacattttatttttttatagtcTTCAAGTGTCCTTTATTTAGTAGTGATGCATATTAATGTATTCTGGGTGGCACCTACTTGATCTAGTGaccttttctccttcaattttgCTCAGGTTTACACACTAACaaacattttcccctttccttccctctaaGCTCTGGTTAAGATTTATGACAACTGCAGCAATGCTGGCTAAGAAATATCTGAGAGCCCTGAACAGTCAGCCACCATTTCAGTTCTGCAACTGCCTCCCCTCTGGATGCTGACAGAAACTCTACAGGCACAAGTGAGCACGTAGGTGTATCCAACAGCATCCTCTCTTTTGCAGGTCACCAGCAGGAttaacttcagaaatatttcctctggAACCATGACATAAATCCCCACTCCTTGAAAAGAGATCAAAGGTGTGATCATCTGTTTCAAAAAGCCAAGTGTGTTTCTTTGCCAGGTCCAGCAAAAGCTTTATCATTATCCAAGTGTCTTATTCCTTCCCTATTGTGCTCCTTTGTCCCATGGAAGCATCTGCAGAATTATGGCTCAATCTTCCCTCCACAGCTTCACCTAAATGAATGACCAACACACAATCCCTTCTTCACAACTATCACCAAGAGCCTTTCCCTATTTCAAAAGGTCACAAGGGCATATTTCAGATCCACCAGCTCCAAAGAAGTGCTCTAAAcccattttcaggagaaatCCATACACACAGACTCACACAACAATGCCTGACCAGCAGTAACTTTTGAATTGGAGAGACTAAGAAATTAAATTGCCTATTAACAGATATAAAATGGATTATACAGTTATACATACATTATTTAATCCTGCCAAATATAGAATAAAAGGTCACGAAAGGAGAAAAATAGCcctcaatttattttcagatttcataaatatattttaaaggtgACAGCTGTAATCAAGTTTTCAGGCAGAGATTACATGTTTTGAGTTGAGAAAATACTTCCAAAAGCGACACACCAAAGACATAACAAAAGGATGAGGAGTATTattatgccttttttttgaTGTTGCTTTGTGATGTTCACaagattttatatttcatactgaagtaaaataattaatcagaCCTCCTCTATTTTTGCaatgaacaaacaaataaatataaatccACACCAGTAGACCCAGAAGCTCAAACCTGGTGAAGGATAATTAAATCTTTAGGAAAATagcttttcttctgttgtgAGGTAACTTTGTTTATATACtttaaatgaaatacaaaaccTGGAATATGTGTCTGAAGAAGATggattgtttttccttttagttaATAATGCTTCAATTCTTTGGTAACTGATTCCAGAAACACTTTAAGTCATCTATAGAGTtgttacagaaaacaaaaacagaaccAAAAGTCAATTGTCTTTGTGCTACATAACATTGCAAAAACTGGAAGACTAGATAGCCTACTTTCATTAAAACTcccttaaaagaaaatatgttcacatatttgcttaaaaaaatacaaactgtaCCCAGCCATAGTGAGCAAGCcttgctgcccagctcctgggcagataaaaaaccccaaacaaaaaccatcCTGGACCTGAGAAAGTCCTCCCATGACTCCTCAGCCACACACTAAATAAATACACCAGTACAAATAAGGCTCATGAGTGGTTTAAGACACGTAGGAGACAGAAAGGACTTTTTGACATTCAAATTTAATATCTCAGCCTACACTGTAacaaaacattcctttttttcctctcctcacagGGTTCAAACATTAATACTCTGATAAAACTGTTGAATTTTTCTATGTTTCTGCTTCTGAATGACCAAAATCTTAAATTTACCAATGACACTTAACTTGTTTTAGAACAAGTATAAGACATAAATTCTTAATCTGTTGCTATGgggaaaaagacattttatcaaaaaaaattatttaacaatTATTGGCATTCTTATCACCAATCAACAATGCTGTGTCATTACCAGCACTCACTTGCTAAGGGCAAATGAACTATTTTGACATTTACCTTTTCTTAAAGAGAAGCCCACAACTAAGACCTTGCCTTCATAACTtctacatttcttttcaaactaTATCTGGAAGATCTTGACATTTAAAATAAGTTCAGGTGGGAAAACAAGGAAACTCTCCTTTCCCTAGGAAGACAacagcaggtcctgctggaACCAGGTACAACACTGCTACTGATTCCAACAGAATTTAATCATAAACTCTTTTACTCCAGCAAAATTCCTCTGGTCTTCaatggaatttttatttgaataatgATTGCTGGATCAAATCTTTGTATGAAAGacagatatttaattttcataggCATTTCAAGGAGGTTTCTTTGTTACCTTGGAGAGTTTATCTTGTTTTACTTTTAATGAAGGTTCCATATGCTTCAGCTCATAACAAGACAATATGAGAAGCAGACTCAAATCatgattttcttcaaaattcaaAGGCAactaattacttttttaaacaGATGAGAACAAATGCAGGCAATGCATTTATGTGGAGCTGCACGTGAATGAGCAACTAAGACCATAAATGTTTCTTATTAGAATCTGTTTCGACAACACATGGGCGTGAGCAGCAAATAGAAAAAACAGCTCTatagaggagagaaaaaaagaagggggaaatgAAGTCCACTGTTTTCAGATAACAACATTTGGGTCCTAAAACACTAAATTCCACTATACTACtgccaattttaaaaattgaaatgtatTATAAAAGCCAATAAAACTtgctattttggttttgtttacaGTACTTTTAGCCACAATAAATGCTCCATTTGTCAGGCTGCCATAAGCTTATTCTATAGAAAGCCTGTACAAAGTAGGAAAATAGCCAATAACATACATGAACAAAACAGGGTGGCTTTTATGAGAGCAGATACCCTTTTACTTAATAACCAAATATTACATCCAGTCTTGCAGACAGTCCTTATTTAAACAGACCTTGTACAAAGTCTGGCAAATTTTCCCAACTTCAAAGGAAGCCCTATTGCTTTTGGAATCACATTCATTCTTCTTGCTCTCACCTTCAAATGTTCTGTAGAGCAATGTCCTCCATACACCCTCTAATTCCAACTTTTTCACAATGGCTTCCATCAGAACAACCCTTGCTTCTTTCTCTCATCTGTTTTTCAGGGCTTTGCCTGTCTTGCACAGGTTTCtgttaatttttacttttaagtaTTCTATAAATTGCCCCTCTGCATGCTGACTATTTTCTTGAATGTGCAAAGAGAAGCTCAACATGCAAGGCTAAATAGGAAAAATCCTGCTGACCAGGCAGTCCTGGAAAGCTAAACCCCTATGGAGCAGCATGCCTACTTTCTACCCATGACAAGATTAGTTTATTTTGGCCACACCTACAACTAGGGGTGGAAAAAGCAAGCTCTCCTAATTTGAGCAGTCTTACCAGTAATGAACCCTCACCTTGGGGAAGACAGACAATAAGGGTGaaggagaaaactgaaatgagCTACTATAAATGAGCAAGTTACAAAACCCTGGCCTGTCTATTTCATTTAAACAGCTAGTGATCTACGGACTTTCAGCTGGTTTTTTCCTTACCTTTTCTGATTTTATCTGTCCTCCAATCTGCCTCAGAATCTGACACTTCCAATCTTATCCCTCTCTCTCCTTCGAAGAAGCACCACTCAGCCTGTTCTGCTCCCCATGTAACAGTGAGCACGATGGGCTGACAGCATGGGTAAGAAAAAGCACTACctaatttaaattacattttaattatacACTTTTGACAGCCTCCCAAACCACTGGGTAACTTATCTACCAGTTTCAACAGGAATTAAGTGTTCCAGCCAGCACATTCATCCTGTGCATGACAGATGATCGCCCAACTCTGTCTTCTGGACAGTGCCAAAGATGGAAAGTattgaaggaattttcccatCTTCCTGCTTCTCAAATACACCCCACTGCCTTCACTCTACCAGTATTTATCTCTCGAGATAATCtagttttgctttgctgaaaaACCCAAAGGATTTTACAAAATCTTTATTTCAATTCACAAATTACTGAAGAAATTTTGCAAAAAGCCACATAATCATCACAGCATCCGCCAAGGCTTCTGACCTTGATTTTACAGGCAAAAATCAGCACCCTGATCTGCTACACATTTCATTATAATTTTCTATACAGGCAGATACTTCTAAATTTACCCCTATAAAAGACCAGCA from Camarhynchus parvulus chromosome 6, STF_HiC, whole genome shotgun sequence harbors:
- the RAB11FIP2 gene encoding rab11 family-interacting protein 2 — protein: MMLAEQAQKWFPTHVQVTVLQAKGLKSKGKNGSNDAYTIIQLGKEKYSTSVAEKTLDPIWKEEASFELPGLLMQENPEKYILYLIVMHRSLVGLDRFLGQVAISLNDIFEDKQRRKTEWFPLESRQGKRTKDRGEINVNIQFMRNNMTASMFDLSMKDKTKSPFAKLKDKMKGRKNDGTFSDTSSAIIPSTHTPDANLEVCSGEVQMKSKPKKPFLLGPQRLSSAHSMSDLTGPHVSSEKMKSSTVGYTHLFRRQLESFGSVDEGGSLKSPHRRTLSVDTSKMSQLDSTVDETALEAQNDPFNVSASLPQKFATLPRQKNPFEESPATWDQNISLFSKPVEIRKEIKKEKKEKVSLFERVTGKKDSKRSDKLSNGGSESSSDLKSPSAFGEAHQESFDYDSTNPFMANFKPTSMLPSSSFSVNPSGSEDLRKKTEGNPFDATAGYRNLTYEEVLQELVKHKEQLKKKDSHIRELEDYIDNLLVRVMEETPSILRVPYEPSRKAGKFSKS